CGACTTCCCGATCGAGAAGCCGGCTGGCACGCCGTGCCCGAACCTGCGGGAGGACTACCAGTGCGGCGTCCACGACCGCCTGCGCCCGCTCGGGTTCCGCGGCTGCTCGGTGTTCGACTGCTTCGGAGCCGGCCAGCACCTCACGCAGCACACCCTGCCCGGCCACGACTGGCGCGACCCCCAGCAGGCGGCCACCGTCTTCGCCGTCTTCTCGGTGCTGCGGGGGCTTCACGAGCTGCTGTGGCACCTGAGGCAGGCGACCGCGTCGGTCGACTCGAGCGACGCGCCGTCCGCCCTCCGGGCGCGCGTGGAGTCCAGCACTGCCGACGTGGAGCGCCTGGCGAGCCTGGACGCCGACGCCCTGCTCTCGCTCGATGCGGAGGGCGGACACGGTGCGGTCGCTGCGTTGCTGCGTGACGTCAGCGCGCACGTGCGCACCGCGGGCGGCCCCGCCGGGCCGGACCTGCACGGCGCCGACCTGATGGGACGCGACCTACGGCGCCGCGACCTCGCCCGGGCCACGCTCCGCGGTGCCTACCTCATCGCCAGCGACCTGCGCGGGGCGGTACTCGATCGCACGGATCTGCTCGGCGCCGACCTGCGTGACGCCGACGTTCGAGGAGCCGACCTGTCGCGGTCGCTGTTCCTCACGCCGATGCAGGTGAACGCGGCGCGCGGCGACGCCTCCACCCGGTTGCCCGACGAGCTGCGGCAGCCCGCTCACTGGGGGCGCTGAAGGGCCTCAACCGTTGTCCACAGGTTGACGCTGCACATAGGGTCATCCACAGACGCGCTGTGCCCCAGCGCATCTGTCGGTGGTGGTGCGTAGGTTTGTCGCATGACGAATCGGGCGG
This is a stretch of genomic DNA from Angustibacter sp. Root456. It encodes these proteins:
- a CDS encoding pentapeptide repeat-containing protein — encoded protein: MTGSLSLRPDCSACTALCCVATVFTVSTDFPIEKPAGTPCPNLREDYQCGVHDRLRPLGFRGCSVFDCFGAGQHLTQHTLPGHDWRDPQQAATVFAVFSVLRGLHELLWHLRQATASVDSSDAPSALRARVESSTADVERLASLDADALLSLDAEGGHGAVAALLRDVSAHVRTAGGPAGPDLHGADLMGRDLRRRDLARATLRGAYLIASDLRGAVLDRTDLLGADLRDADVRGADLSRSLFLTPMQVNAARGDASTRLPDELRQPAHWGR